The following are encoded together in the Oxyura jamaicensis isolate SHBP4307 breed ruddy duck unplaced genomic scaffold, BPBGC_Ojam_1.0 oxyUn_random_OJ66262, whole genome shotgun sequence genome:
- the LOC118159057 gene encoding epoxide hydrolase 3-like: MLLLHGFPQNWFCWRHQLLEFSTRYRVVALDMRGYGASEKPPGKESYRPEVLLEDIREVIEVLGTPEGHTGATARHPKCILVGHDWGGVLAWELAAGHPELVEKLVVINASHRAVMARFSAWHPSQLFRSSYMFLFQLPLLPELLLSMADFELLKTSLNPGRRLTEPELEAYLYSLSQPGGLTPPINYYRNIFG, translated from the exons atgctgctgctgcacggcTTCCCCCAAAACTG GTTCTGCTGGCGTCACCAACTGCTGGAGTTCAGCACCCGGTACCGGGTGGTGGCCCTGGACATGCGAGGCTACGGAGCGTCCGAGAAGCCACCGGGCAAGGAGAGCTACCGGCCCGAGGTCCTCCTTGAGGATATCCGCGAGGTCATCGAGGTGCTGGGGACACCCGAGGGCCACACGGGTGCCACCGCCAGGCACCCCAAGTGCATCCTGGTGGGGCACGACTGGGGCGGCGTCTTGGCCTGGGAGCTGGCCGCCGGCCACCCCGAGCTGGTGGAGAAGTTGGTGGTCATCAACGCGAGTCACCGCGCCGTCATGGCCA GGTTCAGCGCCTGGCACCCATCGCAGCTCTTCCGCTCCAGCTACATGTTCCTCTtccagctgcccctgctgccggagctgctcctctccatggCCGACTTCGAG CTCCTGAAGACTTCCCTGAACCCGGGGCGGCGGCTGACAGAGCCTGAGCTCGAGGCCTACCTCTACAGCCTCTCGCAGCCCGGGGGGCTCACACCCCCCATCAACTACTACCGCAACATCTTTGGGTAG